A window of Streptomyces sp. DG1A-41 contains these coding sequences:
- a CDS encoding SPW_0924 family protein, whose product MRALVAAATGLAVAFAVVLTLTAPGTPSGGTSPEPLLTTVPAQP is encoded by the coding sequence ATGCGCGCCCTCGTCGCCGCCGCCACCGGTCTCGCCGTCGCGTTCGCCGTGGTCCTGACGCTCACCGCCCCCGGCACCCCCTCGGGCGGGACGTCCCCGGAGCCGCTGCTGACGACGGTGCCCGCACAGCCCTGA
- a CDS encoding lytic transglycosylase domain-containing protein yields the protein MAAQFGRRLRKGAATTAVAAVAVAALSASQAPGVNDHGRQAAADATPSPDASASDGSATGNSPYYTDLPPLNSPSPSPSTGPGPTAGTSEAGIPATVLDAYKKAEAALRDAKPGCNLPWQLLAAIGRVESGQARGGRVNAEGTTISPILGPQLDGNGFALIKDTDNGAYDGNSTYDQAVGPMQFIPSTWAWAGRDANGDGKKDPNNIYDAALAAGHYLCRNNWDLSDQNDLDRAILSYNNSREYLNLVMRWLEYYRKGTHEVPDGTGTLPDNRSDDGGGASPSPSTPSTPGTPAAGGSKPKPKPTPKPQKPGGGGTPTPKPPTTPPDSPSTPPSTSPTPTDTVHHLEDAGTAKLTAMAGDAFTQRISTRAETKAGKAVAKVRIRFTIVGDTDTTFPGGESVATVATNSSGVAVAPALQAGEKTGDVTVRATVVGRMVAGLDYTATVTARAADALARTDDAPLTCTPGGEFANQVEVKATYKGAVADGVAATATLVKSADDPTVNDKGPYFKTDDGKVVRTLTGLKTDAKGLLKLPKLYADDTTGTFLLRIDTEGGATLTVELTVAAAETSSPSPSASPSA from the coding sequence ATGGCGGCGCAATTCGGCAGGAGGCTGCGCAAGGGGGCGGCAACCACCGCCGTGGCCGCGGTAGCGGTCGCGGCACTGTCCGCCTCCCAGGCTCCGGGCGTGAACGACCACGGCAGACAGGCCGCCGCGGACGCCACACCCTCACCCGACGCGAGTGCCTCCGACGGCAGCGCCACCGGCAACTCGCCGTACTACACGGACCTGCCCCCGCTCAACAGCCCGAGCCCGTCACCGAGCACCGGGCCGGGGCCCACCGCCGGCACCTCCGAGGCGGGCATCCCCGCGACCGTCCTCGACGCCTACAAGAAGGCCGAGGCCGCGCTGCGCGACGCCAAGCCCGGCTGCAACCTGCCCTGGCAACTCCTCGCGGCCATCGGCCGGGTGGAGTCGGGCCAGGCCCGCGGCGGCCGCGTCAATGCCGAGGGCACCACCATCTCGCCGATTCTCGGCCCGCAGCTCGACGGCAACGGCTTCGCCCTCATCAAGGACACCGACAACGGCGCCTACGACGGCAACAGCACGTACGACCAGGCCGTCGGTCCCATGCAGTTCATCCCGTCCACCTGGGCCTGGGCGGGCCGCGACGCCAACGGCGACGGCAAGAAGGACCCCAACAACATCTACGACGCCGCGCTCGCCGCCGGCCACTACCTGTGCCGCAACAACTGGGACCTGTCCGACCAGAACGACCTCGACCGCGCGATCCTCAGCTACAACAACTCGCGTGAGTACCTGAACCTGGTCATGCGGTGGCTGGAGTACTACCGCAAGGGCACGCACGAGGTCCCCGACGGCACCGGCACGCTGCCCGACAACCGCAGCGACGACGGGGGTGGGGCGAGCCCCAGCCCCTCCACGCCGAGCACGCCCGGCACGCCGGCTGCGGGCGGCTCCAAGCCCAAGCCCAAGCCCACCCCCAAGCCCCAAAAGCCCGGCGGGGGCGGCACGCCGACCCCGAAGCCGCCCACCACCCCGCCAGACTCCCCGAGCACGCCGCCCTCGACCTCTCCCACGCCCACCGACACGGTGCACCACCTGGAGGACGCCGGGACCGCGAAGCTCACCGCGATGGCGGGCGACGCGTTCACCCAGCGGATCAGCACCCGCGCCGAGACGAAGGCCGGCAAGGCCGTCGCCAAGGTCAGGATCCGCTTCACGATCGTCGGCGACACGGACACCACGTTCCCGGGCGGTGAGAGCGTGGCCACGGTCGCCACCAACAGCTCCGGCGTGGCCGTCGCACCCGCGCTTCAGGCGGGGGAGAAGACGGGCGACGTCACCGTCCGGGCCACCGTCGTGGGCCGTATGGTCGCGGGCCTCGACTACACGGCCACCGTCACCGCACGCGCCGCCGACGCCCTCGCCCGCACCGATGACGCGCCGCTGACCTGCACCCCGGGCGGCGAGTTCGCGAACCAGGTCGAGGTGAAGGCCACCTACAAGGGCGCCGTCGCCGACGGCGTCGCGGCCACCGCCACGCTGGTCAAGTCGGCGGACGACCCGACCGTCAACGACAAGGGTCCCTACTTCAAGACCGACGACGGCAAGGTCGTACGCACGCTGACGGGTTTGAAGACGGACGCGAAGGGCCTGCTGAAGCTGCCGAAGCTCTACGCGGACGACACCACCGGCACGTTCCTGCTCCGCATCGACACCGAGGGTGGCGCGACCCTCACCGTCGAACTCACCGTGGCGGCGGCCGAAACGTCCTCGCCGAGCCCGTCGGCCAGTCCGAGCGCGTAG
- a CDS encoding DUF4184 family protein, whose translation MPFTLSHAAAVLPAVRTDGTGRGPLVPAVLVAGSFAPDMTYYAASAVSGAMEFGDVTHSFPGVFTVDVLIAWALAGLWLLVREPLVALLPRARQGRVSALVRCGAPRTRVRPSLVLRWYVSAVLGALTHVVWDAFTHPDRWGIRVFPVLGREVAGSPLYWYLQYGGSAVAAVVIAVFVAQAVRRAPVREPVGVPALSVRDRWLAGAVIGGFALAGAVQRASRWWAYWGSIAKPWEIIPTVCFGAGAGLVPALLLYAVGVRVWRPAPVPDLAPVPGGPGRVDDAEPSRPAAR comes from the coding sequence TTGCCGTTCACGCTGAGCCACGCGGCAGCCGTACTGCCCGCCGTACGCACCGACGGCACCGGCCGGGGCCCGCTGGTGCCCGCCGTCCTCGTGGCGGGTTCCTTCGCGCCTGACATGACCTATTACGCGGCGAGTGCGGTGTCCGGGGCGATGGAGTTCGGTGACGTCACGCACTCGTTCCCGGGCGTGTTCACGGTCGATGTGCTCATCGCCTGGGCGCTGGCGGGGCTGTGGCTGCTGGTGCGCGAACCGCTGGTGGCGCTGCTGCCGCGGGCCCGGCAGGGGCGGGTTTCCGCGCTGGTGCGGTGCGGTGCGCCACGCACGCGTGTGCGACCGTCCCTGGTGCTGCGGTGGTACGTGTCCGCGGTGCTCGGCGCGTTGACGCACGTCGTGTGGGACGCGTTCACGCATCCCGACCGGTGGGGGATACGGGTGTTTCCGGTACTGGGCCGGGAGGTGGCGGGCTCGCCGCTGTACTGGTACTTGCAGTACGGCGGTTCGGCGGTGGCCGCCGTCGTGATCGCCGTGTTCGTGGCGCAGGCCGTGCGGCGGGCGCCTGTGCGCGAGCCGGTGGGGGTCCCGGCGCTGTCGGTACGGGACCGCTGGCTGGCCGGTGCGGTGATCGGCGGCTTCGCGCTGGCGGGGGCGGTGCAGCGGGCGTCGCGGTGGTGGGCCTACTGGGGTTCGATCGCGAAGCCGTGGGAGATCATTCCGACGGTGTGCTTCGGGGCGGGCGCGGGACTCGTCCCGGCACTGCTGCTGTACGCCGTGGGGGTCAGGGTGTGGCGTCCGGCTCCGGTCCCGGACCTGGCCCCGGTCCCGGGCGGTCCTGGCCGCGTCGATGACGCGGAGCCGAGCCGGCCGGCCGCTCGCTGA
- the polA gene encoding DNA polymerase I, translating to MAETASKTTDKTSGGSRPRLMLMDGHSLAYRAFFALPAENFTTATGQPTNAIYGFASMLANTLRDEAPTHFAVAFDVSRKTWRSQEFTEYKANRSKTPDEFKGQVELICELLDAMGAARFAVEGFEADDVIATLATQAEAEGFEVLIVTGDRDSFQLVSEHTTVLYPTKGVSELTRFTPEKVFEKYGLTPAQYPDFAALRGDPSDNLPGIPGVGEKTAAKWINQFGSFAQLVERVDEVKGKAGQNLRDHLEAVKLNRRLTELERRVELPKGVADLERTAYDRKAVAMVLDTLEIRNPSLRERLFAVDPGAEEAETTPISTDGVQLDGTVLGPGELGGWLTEHGTQPLGVATVDAWALGAGSVAEVALAAPDGAAAWFDPSQLDEADETAFAAWLADADRPKIFHNAKGAMRVFAEHGWSVEGVTMDTALAAYLVKPGRRSFDLDALSLEYLHRELAPAAAADGQLAFGADDGAEAEALMIQARAVLDLGEAFESRLEEVGAADLLRDMELPTSALLARMERHGIAADRPHLEAMEQMFAGAVQQAVKEAHAAAGHEFNLGSPKQLQEVLFGELALPKTKRTKTGYTTDADALAWLATQTDNELPVIMLRHREQAKLRVTVEGLIKTIAADGRIHTTFNQTVAATGRLSSTDPNLQNIPVRTDEGRAIRRGFVVGEGFESLMTADYSQIELRVMAHLSEDEGLIEAFTSGEDLHTTAASQVFAVEPTAVDAEMRRKIKAMSYGLAYGLSAFGLSQQLNIEAAEARSLMDAYFERFGGVRDYLRRAVDEARATGYTATLFGRRRYLPDLNSDNRQRREAAERMALNAPIQGTAADIVKIAMLKVDTALRAAGLASRMLLQVHDEIVLEIAPGERAAAEELVRREMANAVHLRVPLGVSVGAGSDWESAAH from the coding sequence GTGGCAGAGACAGCATCGAAGACGACCGACAAGACCTCCGGCGGCAGCCGCCCGCGACTGATGCTCATGGACGGGCACTCGCTGGCCTACCGAGCGTTCTTCGCGCTGCCAGCGGAGAACTTCACCACCGCGACGGGACAGCCGACGAACGCGATCTACGGCTTCGCGTCGATGCTGGCCAACACGCTGCGCGACGAGGCGCCCACGCACTTCGCGGTCGCCTTCGACGTCTCCCGCAAGACCTGGCGGTCGCAGGAGTTCACGGAGTACAAGGCGAACCGCTCCAAGACCCCCGACGAGTTCAAGGGCCAGGTCGAGCTGATCTGCGAGCTGCTCGACGCGATGGGCGCCGCCCGCTTCGCGGTCGAAGGCTTCGAGGCGGACGACGTCATCGCCACGCTCGCCACGCAGGCCGAGGCCGAGGGCTTCGAGGTGCTGATCGTCACCGGCGACCGGGACTCCTTCCAGCTGGTCAGCGAGCACACGACCGTGCTGTACCCGACCAAGGGCGTCTCCGAGCTGACCCGCTTCACCCCCGAGAAGGTGTTCGAAAAGTACGGGCTGACGCCCGCGCAGTACCCCGACTTCGCGGCCCTGCGCGGCGACCCCTCCGACAACCTCCCCGGCATCCCCGGCGTCGGCGAGAAGACCGCCGCGAAGTGGATCAACCAGTTCGGCTCGTTCGCGCAGCTCGTCGAGCGCGTGGACGAGGTCAAGGGCAAGGCCGGGCAGAACCTGCGCGACCACCTGGAAGCGGTCAAGCTCAACCGCCGGCTCACGGAGCTGGAACGCCGGGTCGAGCTCCCCAAGGGTGTCGCCGACCTGGAGCGGACCGCCTACGACCGCAAGGCCGTCGCGATGGTCCTGGACACCCTGGAGATCCGCAACCCCTCCCTGCGCGAGCGGCTCTTCGCCGTCGACCCCGGCGCCGAAGAGGCCGAGACCACCCCGATCAGCACGGACGGCGTGCAGTTGGACGGCACGGTGCTCGGCCCCGGCGAGCTGGGCGGCTGGCTCACCGAGCACGGCACCCAGCCCCTCGGCGTCGCCACGGTCGACGCCTGGGCGCTCGGCGCGGGCTCGGTCGCCGAGGTCGCGCTCGCCGCACCCGACGGGGCGGCCGCCTGGTTCGACCCCTCCCAGCTCGACGAGGCCGACGAGACGGCCTTCGCGGCCTGGCTCGCCGACGCAGACCGGCCCAAGATCTTCCACAACGCCAAGGGCGCCATGCGCGTCTTCGCCGAGCACGGCTGGAGCGTCGAGGGCGTCACCATGGACACCGCGCTCGCCGCCTACCTCGTCAAGCCCGGCCGCCGCTCCTTCGACCTGGACGCGCTGTCCCTGGAGTACCTGCACCGCGAGCTGGCCCCCGCCGCCGCGGCCGACGGCCAGCTCGCCTTCGGCGCGGACGACGGCGCCGAGGCCGAGGCCCTGATGATTCAGGCCCGCGCAGTCCTCGACCTGGGCGAGGCCTTCGAGAGCCGCCTGGAGGAGGTCGGCGCCGCCGACCTGCTGCGTGACATGGAGCTGCCCACGTCCGCGCTGCTCGCCCGCATGGAGCGGCACGGCATCGCGGCCGACCGGCCCCACCTGGAGGCCATGGAGCAGATGTTCGCCGGCGCTGTCCAGCAGGCCGTGAAGGAGGCCCACGCGGCAGCCGGGCACGAGTTCAACCTGGGCTCGCCCAAGCAGCTCCAGGAGGTCCTCTTCGGCGAGCTGGCCCTGCCCAAGACGAAGCGGACGAAGACCGGCTACACCACGGACGCCGACGCCCTCGCCTGGCTCGCCACGCAGACGGACAACGAGCTGCCGGTGATCATGCTCCGCCACCGCGAGCAGGCCAAGCTCCGCGTCACCGTCGAAGGCCTGATCAAGACGATCGCCGCGGACGGCCGTATCCACACCACGTTCAACCAGACGGTCGCCGCGACCGGCCGCCTGTCCTCGACGGACCCGAACCTCCAGAACATCCCGGTCCGCACCGACGAGGGCCGCGCGATCCGCCGCGGCTTCGTCGTCGGCGAGGGCTTCGAGTCCCTGATGACGGCCGACTACAGCCAGATCGAACTGCGCGTGATGGCCCACCTCTCCGAGGACGAGGGCCTGATCGAGGCGTTCACCTCCGGCGAGGACCTGCACACCACGGCCGCCTCCCAGGTCTTCGCGGTCGAGCCGACCGCGGTGGACGCCGAGATGCGCCGCAAGATCAAGGCCATGTCGTACGGCCTGGCCTACGGTCTGTCCGCCTTCGGCCTCTCCCAGCAGCTGAACATCGAGGCGGCGGAGGCCCGCTCCCTGATGGACGCGTACTTCGAGCGGTTCGGCGGCGTACGGGACTATCTGCGCCGGGCGGTCGACGAGGCCCGGGCGACGGGCTACACGGCGACGCTCTTCGGGCGCCGGCGCTACCTGCCCGACCTCAACAGCGACAACCGCCAGCGCCGCGAGGCCGCCGAGCGGATGGCCCTCAACGCGCCCATCCAGGGCACGGCGGCCGACATCGTCAAGATCGCCATGCTCAAGGTGGACACCGCGCTCAGGGCCGCCGGGCTCGCCTCCCGCATGCTGCTCCAGGTCCACGACGAAATCGTGCTGGAGATCGCTCCCGGGGAGCGGGCGGCCGCCGAGGAACTCGTCCGCCGCGAGATGGCGAACGCCGTCCACCTCCGCGTCCCCCTGGGCGTCTCGGTGGGCGCGGGCTCGGACTGGGAGTCGGCGGCGCACTAG
- a CDS encoding FdhF/YdeP family oxidoreductase has translation MASKPPKSDPVQDAPQVAGPKHAAAGLPAIGHTLRVAQQQMGVKRTALTLLSVNQKEGFDCPGCAWPEPEHRHKAEFCENGAKAVAEEATLRRVTPEFFAAHPVADLAGRSGYWLGQQGRLTHPVYLPEGGTHYEPVTWERAFDIIAEEIAALGSPDEAVFYTSGRTSNEAAFLYQLFARELGTNNLPDCSNMCHESSGSALSETIGIGKGSVLLEDLYKADLIIVAGQNPGTNHPRMLSALEKAKDNGARIISVNPLPEAGLERFKNPQTPHGMLKGAALRDLFLQIRIGGDQALFRLLNKLIVETEGAVDEAFVREHTHGYEEFAETARAADWDETLRATGLPREKIEEALRMVLTSRRTIVCWAMGLTQHKHSVPTIREVVNFLLLRGNIGRPGAGVCPVRGHSNVQGDRTMGIFERPAPAFLDALEQEFGFAPPREHGYDVVRAIRALRDGEAKVFFAMGGNFVSASPDTEVTEAAMRRARLTVHVSTKLNRSHVITGARALILPTLGRTERDLQGSGEQFVTVEDSMGMVHASRGRLEPASRHLLSEPAIVCRLARRVLGENSATPWEEFEKDYATIRDRIARVIPGFEDFNARVARPGGFTLPHAPRDERRFPTATGKANFTAAPVEYPELPEGRLLLQTVRSHDQYNTTVYGLDDRYRGIRNGRRVVMVNPEDARALKLADGAYVDLVSEWKDGVERRAPGFRVVHYPTARGCAAAYYPETNVLVPLDATADTSNTPASKSVVVRLEQSATD, from the coding sequence ATGGCGTCGAAACCGCCCAAGAGTGATCCGGTTCAGGACGCGCCGCAGGTAGCCGGGCCGAAGCACGCGGCAGCGGGCCTCCCCGCGATCGGGCACACCCTGCGCGTCGCCCAGCAGCAGATGGGTGTGAAGCGCACCGCGCTGACGCTGCTGAGCGTGAACCAGAAGGAAGGCTTCGACTGCCCGGGCTGTGCCTGGCCGGAGCCGGAGCACCGGCACAAGGCGGAGTTCTGCGAGAACGGCGCGAAGGCCGTCGCCGAGGAGGCCACGCTGCGCCGGGTCACGCCCGAGTTCTTCGCCGCGCACCCGGTCGCCGACCTGGCCGGCCGCAGCGGTTACTGGCTGGGACAGCAGGGGCGCCTCACCCACCCCGTGTATCTCCCCGAGGGCGGCACGCACTACGAGCCGGTCACCTGGGAGCGCGCCTTCGACATCATCGCCGAGGAGATCGCCGCCCTCGGCTCCCCGGACGAGGCCGTCTTCTACACCTCCGGGCGCACCAGCAACGAGGCCGCGTTCCTCTACCAGCTGTTCGCCCGCGAGCTCGGCACGAACAACCTGCCCGACTGCTCGAACATGTGCCACGAGTCGTCCGGCTCGGCCCTGTCGGAGACGATCGGCATCGGCAAGGGCAGCGTCCTGCTGGAGGATCTCTACAAGGCCGACCTGATCATCGTCGCCGGCCAGAACCCGGGGACCAACCACCCGCGCATGCTCTCCGCCCTGGAGAAGGCCAAGGACAACGGGGCGAGGATCATCAGCGTCAACCCGCTGCCCGAGGCGGGCCTGGAGCGCTTCAAGAACCCGCAGACCCCGCACGGCATGCTCAAGGGCGCCGCGCTGAGAGACCTGTTCCTCCAGATCCGCATCGGCGGCGACCAGGCCCTGTTCCGTCTCCTGAACAAGCTGATCGTCGAGACGGAGGGCGCGGTCGACGAGGCGTTCGTGCGGGAGCACACGCACGGCTACGAGGAGTTCGCCGAGACCGCCCGCGCCGCCGACTGGGACGAGACGCTGAGGGCCACCGGGCTGCCCCGGGAGAAGATCGAGGAAGCCCTCCGCATGGTACTCACCTCGCGGCGCACCATCGTCTGCTGGGCCATGGGCCTCACCCAGCACAAGCACTCCGTGCCCACGATCAGGGAAGTGGTCAACTTCCTCCTCCTGCGCGGCAACATCGGCCGTCCGGGCGCGGGCGTGTGCCCGGTGCGCGGCCACTCGAACGTGCAGGGCGACCGCACGATGGGCATCTTCGAGCGCCCCGCCCCGGCGTTCCTGGACGCCCTGGAGCAGGAGTTCGGCTTCGCCCCGCCGCGCGAGCACGGCTACGACGTCGTACGGGCCATCCGCGCCCTGCGCGACGGCGAGGCGAAGGTCTTCTTCGCCATGGGCGGCAACTTCGTCTCCGCGTCCCCCGACACGGAGGTCACCGAGGCGGCCATGCGGCGGGCCCGGCTGACCGTACACGTGTCGACGAAGCTGAACCGCTCGCACGTGATCACGGGCGCGCGTGCCCTGATCCTCCCGACGCTCGGCCGGACCGAGCGCGACCTCCAGGGCAGCGGCGAGCAGTTCGTGACCGTCGAGGACTCGATGGGCATGGTGCACGCCTCCCGGGGCCGGCTGGAGCCCGCCAGCCGGCATCTGCTGTCCGAGCCCGCCATCGTCTGCCGCCTGGCCCGCCGCGTACTGGGCGAGAACAGCGCCACGCCCTGGGAGGAGTTCGAGAAGGACTACGCGACGATCCGGGACCGCATCGCGCGCGTAATCCCCGGCTTCGAGGACTTCAACGCGCGCGTGGCCCGCCCCGGCGGCTTCACGCTCCCGCACGCCCCGCGCGACGAACGCCGCTTCCCCACGGCCACCGGCAAGGCCAACTTCACCGCCGCGCCCGTGGAGTACCCGGAGCTGCCCGAGGGCCGCCTGCTGCTCCAGACGGTGCGCTCGCACGACCAGTACAACACCACGGTCTACGGCCTCGACGACCGTTACCGGGGCATCAGGAACGGCCGCCGGGTGGTGATGGTCAACCCCGAGGACGCGCGTGCCCTGAAGCTGGCGGACGGCGCTTACGTCGACCTGGTCAGCGAGTGGAAGGACGGCGTGGAGCGCAGGGCGCCGGGATTCCGCGTCGTGCACTACCCGACGGCCCGGGGCTGCGCCGCCGCGTACTACCCGGAGACCAACGTGCTGGTGCCCCTCGATGCCACGGCGGACACCAGTAACACCCCGGCCAGCAAGTCCGTCGTGGTGCGTCTGGAACAATCGGCAACCGACTGA